Proteins encoded in a region of the Flavobacteriaceae bacterium HL-DH10 genome:
- a CDS encoding FAD/NAD(P)-binding oxidoreductase: MEHIVIIGNGISGVTAARHIRKLSNKKITIISAETDYFFSRTALMYVYMGHLEFQHTQPYENWFWKKNRIDLKKGFVKAIETTSKTLYFAEGDTMLYDKLIIATGSKPNKFGWPGQDLNGVMGMYHKQDLDNLEKHAPNNKVCKRAVIVGGGLIGIELAEMLHSRHIPVTFLVRETSFWNGILPEGESEMINREILDNGIDLRLGVNLKEIKPDEKGHVKSIIIAETNEEIECNVVGLTAGVSPNIDFIKTSDIETGHGVKVNRFLETNIPDVYAIGDCTEQHEGIDQRRPIEAVWYTGRMMGETVAQTICDNKTAYKPGHWFNSAKFINIEYQTYGWVWALTKDNEARFYWEHEDGKKCIHLNYDKKTRAFIGINTFGIRMRHEFFDKVLNEKQSVDYVLEHLADANFDPEFYKLHEKDIVAKFNQENNTNIQLKKKSWKRIFQTS; encoded by the coding sequence ATGGAACATATTGTTATTATTGGTAATGGAATTTCAGGAGTCACTGCTGCCAGACATATCCGGAAACTATCTAACAAAAAAATTACCATTATTTCTGCTGAAACTGATTACTTTTTTTCTAGAACAGCACTTATGTATGTATACATGGGACATCTAGAATTCCAACATACGCAACCTTATGAAAATTGGTTTTGGAAGAAAAACAGAATCGACCTTAAAAAAGGTTTTGTAAAGGCTATAGAAACAACATCTAAAACCCTTTATTTTGCTGAAGGTGACACCATGCTTTACGATAAACTTATTATTGCAACAGGCAGCAAGCCAAATAAATTTGGATGGCCAGGTCAAGATTTAAACGGCGTTATGGGTATGTACCACAAACAAGATTTAGACAATCTTGAAAAACACGCTCCCAATAACAAAGTCTGTAAACGTGCTGTTATTGTAGGCGGTGGACTCATTGGTATTGAACTTGCTGAAATGCTTCATTCTAGGCACATTCCTGTTACTTTTTTAGTGAGAGAAACCAGTTTTTGGAATGGTATTTTACCTGAAGGTGAATCTGAAATGATAAATAGAGAAATTTTAGATAATGGCATCGATTTACGTTTGGGTGTCAATTTAAAAGAAATAAAACCTGATGAAAAAGGCCATGTTAAATCTATAATCATTGCTGAAACTAACGAAGAAATTGAATGCAACGTGGTAGGATTAACAGCAGGTGTATCGCCTAACATCGATTTTATAAAAACATCTGATATTGAAACAGGGCACGGTGTAAAAGTGAATCGGTTTTTAGAAACCAACATCCCCGATGTATATGCTATTGGCGATTGTACCGAACAACATGAAGGCATAGACCAACGTCGCCCTATTGAAGCCGTTTGGTACACAGGCAGAATGATGGGAGAAACCGTAGCGCAAACTATTTGCGATAATAAAACGGCATACAAACCAGGACATTGGTTTAACTCTGCTAAATTTATAAATATAGAATACCAAACCTATGGTTGGGTTTGGGCACTAACAAAAGATAATGAAGCCCGTTTTTATTGGGAACATGAAGATGGCAAAAAATGCATTCACCTAAATTACGATAAAAAGACACGGGCATTTATTGGCATTAACACGTTCGGGATTAGAATGCGTCATGAATTTTTCGACAAGGTTTTAAACGAAAAACAATCAGTAGATTATGTTTTAGAACATTTAGCCGATGCTAATTTCGATCCTGAATTTTACAAACTTCACGAAAAAGATATTGTTGCAAAATTCAACCAAGAAAACAATACTAATATTCAACTTAAAAAGAAAAGTTGGAAACGCATCTTTCAAACCTCATAA
- a CDS encoding 4Fe-4S binding protein produces MKHIQKIGLGLFITGLAVFIALIFLGKYQLTPTQFETFISNNGIKSELFINDMKNNVVGKTFTNPFSLSSKITSALESANKTHETKKEWSKKVWGKPHSLAYEVAKTSGSGIIEENKGLFWWLTFGLGILGALLFIIPSIITLGPPGIKNNNVYHNSATNRGWIGWLVFIFLVTFYLLLYFRPEYIVNWTYIVDPISKSISGNPAGQWFLYGFLYCVVMVVMAVRMYIKYRNNKYQILRTTSVLFFQIVFAFLIPEILVRFEKPWYDFKNAFPLDYDFFFKWNLNELINSGGFGLFILIWGIVLTLVVVPVMVYFFGKRWYCSWVCGCGGLAETLGDPYRQLSNKTLKAWKFERWIIHSVLLFVLIMTGFTLYSYFSGAKVVLGIKTQTIQDIYSFLIGSIFAGVIGTGFYPIFGNRVWCRFGCPLAAYLGFVQRFKSRFRITTNGGQCISCGNCSTYCEQGIDVRAYAQKGENIIRSSCVGCGICSAVCPRGVLKLENGPEEGRINPTDILLGNDVDLMNLVNKK; encoded by the coding sequence ATGAAGCACATTCAAAAAATAGGACTTGGTTTATTTATAACAGGACTTGCTGTATTTATTGCACTCATCTTTTTAGGCAAATACCAACTCACTCCAACGCAGTTTGAAACTTTTATAAGCAACAACGGCATTAAAAGTGAGCTTTTCATAAACGATATGAAAAATAATGTGGTAGGTAAAACATTTACAAATCCATTTTCATTGTCATCAAAAATCACATCGGCATTAGAAAGTGCTAATAAAACACACGAAACTAAAAAAGAATGGAGCAAAAAAGTTTGGGGCAAACCTCATAGTCTTGCTTACGAAGTTGCTAAAACATCGGGGAGCGGAATCATAGAGGAAAACAAAGGACTGTTTTGGTGGCTCACGTTTGGTTTAGGCATTTTAGGAGCCTTACTATTTATTATTCCAAGCATTATTACTTTAGGTCCACCAGGTATTAAAAACAATAATGTATATCATAATAGTGCGACCAACCGGGGTTGGATTGGCTGGTTGGTATTTATCTTTTTAGTTACTTTTTATTTGCTACTTTATTTCCGTCCAGAATATATAGTTAACTGGACCTATATTGTAGATCCTATAAGCAAAAGTATAAGCGGTAATCCAGCAGGACAATGGTTTTTGTACGGTTTTCTATATTGCGTCGTTATGGTCGTTATGGCAGTACGCATGTATATTAAATACCGTAATAATAAATATCAAATATTACGAACCACATCGGTATTATTCTTTCAAATTGTATTTGCCTTTTTAATACCAGAAATTTTAGTGCGTTTTGAAAAACCTTGGTACGACTTTAAAAATGCCTTTCCTTTAGATTACGATTTCTTTTTTAAATGGAATTTAAACGAGCTTATTAATAGTGGTGGTTTTGGATTATTCATATTAATTTGGGGAATTGTTTTAACACTCGTTGTTGTGCCTGTTATGGTGTATTTCTTCGGAAAACGCTGGTATTGCTCCTGGGTTTGTGGCTGTGGTGGTTTAGCCGAAACTTTAGGCGATCCTTACCGCCAATTATCAAACAAAACACTTAAAGCTTGGAAATTTGAACGCTGGATAATCCATAGTGTTTTATTATTTGTGCTTATCATGACGGGATTTACTCTCTATTCTTATTTTTCAGGAGCCAAAGTCGTTTTGGGTATAAAAACACAAACCATTCAAGATATTTATAGCTTTTTAATAGGGTCTATTTTTGCAGGAGTTATTGGCACGGGCTTCTATCCTATTTTTGGAAACCGCGTATGGTGTCGTTTTGGTTGTCCGTTAGCTGCTTATTTAGGATTTGTACAACGTTTTAAATCGAGATTTAGAATTACTACCAATGGCGGACAATGTATTTCATGCGGAAACTGTTCTACCTATTGCGAGCAAGGTATTGATGTTCGTGCTTATGCACAAAAAGGTGAAAACATTATACGTTCTAGTTGTGTAGGCTGTGGTATTTGTAGTGCCGTTTGCCCAAGAGGTGTTTTAAAATTAGAAAACGGCCCTGAAGAAGGACGCATCAATCCTACCGATATTTTATTAGGAAACGATGTCGATTTAATGAATTTAGTTAACAAAAAATAA
- a CDS encoding glycosyltransferase family 2 protein produces MPNIKVIIPAYNEANSIANVIHDIPEIVDEIIVVNNNSTDDTEANAKKAGATVLTETKMGYGYACLKGMQHIANQTKKPNIIVFLDGDYSDYPEELTKIVAPIINDNIDFVIGSRVKKLRETGSMTTPQIFGNWLATSLMRLFFGAKYTDLGPFRAIKYDKLLALNMVDKTYGWTVEMQLKALKQKLSYTEVPVNYRNRIGVSKVSGTIKGAIFAGVKILSWIFKYSIKK; encoded by the coding sequence ATGCCCAATATAAAAGTCATCATACCTGCTTATAACGAAGCAAATTCTATCGCAAATGTCATTCATGATATTCCTGAAATTGTTGACGAAATTATAGTGGTGAATAATAATTCTACTGATGATACAGAAGCTAACGCCAAAAAAGCGGGTGCTACTGTTTTAACTGAAACAAAAATGGGCTACGGATATGCCTGCTTAAAAGGCATGCAACACATTGCTAATCAAACCAAAAAACCAAATATTATTGTATTTTTGGACGGTGATTATAGCGATTATCCTGAAGAATTAACCAAAATAGTAGCTCCCATAATTAACGATAATATAGATTTTGTTATAGGCTCTCGTGTTAAAAAACTACGAGAAACAGGCTCTATGACTACACCTCAAATTTTTGGTAATTGGCTAGCAACCAGTTTGATGCGCTTGTTTTTTGGTGCAAAATACACAGATTTAGGCCCCTTTAGAGCTATAAAGTACGACAAGTTACTAGCCCTCAATATGGTAGACAAAACTTATGGTTGGACCGTAGAAATGCAATTAAAAGCCTTAAAACAAAAACTAAGCTACACCGAAGTACCTGTAAACTACAGAAATAGAATTGGCGTTTCAAAGGTGTCAGGAACAATAAAAGGTGCTATATTTGCAGGCGTAAAAATCTTGAGTTGGATTTTTAAATACAGTATTAAAAAATGA
- a CDS encoding glycosyltransferase family 2 protein, translated as MILETIIIVIYTVALLMIFTYALAQLNLLFNYLTSKRKKITGETFDFSNAEEVPFITIQLPVYNEMYVMERLLDNIAKIDYPQDKLEIQVLDDSTDETVATTRAHIEALQATGLDIQHITRTDRTGFKAGALKEGLKIAKGEFIAIFDSDFLPEEDWLKRTVPYFKNPKIGVVQTRWGHINRNYSILTKIQAFALDAHFTLEQVGRNSKGHFINFNGTAGVWRKTCILDAGNWEGDTLTEDLDLSYRAQLKNWEFKYLEDVETPAELPIVISAARSQQFRWNKGGAENFKKMMWRVLKNQNISTKTKVHGLLHLLNSTMFLNILIVAVLSIPMLYIKNEYAHLKSYFIVMSFFVLSTLIFFICYWFMYKNTYGGGFKNFFNYIGMFFVFFSIAMGFSLHNTIAVLEGHLGKKSEFVRTPKFNIGALKDSWKKNKYIKKTVSVHVIFEGILMLYFAFGMYSAFIVGDQGGDFGLFPFHLMLFLGFGYVFIKSLTSKV; from the coding sequence ATGATTTTAGAAACAATAATTATAGTTATTTACACCGTTGCGTTATTAATGATTTTTACATACGCATTGGCGCAGTTAAACCTGTTATTTAATTATTTAACCTCTAAAAGAAAAAAAATCACAGGCGAAACGTTCGATTTCTCAAATGCTGAAGAAGTGCCATTTATAACCATACAACTTCCCGTTTATAACGAAATGTATGTTATGGAACGCTTGTTAGACAATATTGCTAAAATTGATTACCCACAAGATAAATTAGAGATTCAAGTTTTAGATGATTCTACCGATGAAACCGTGGCAACCACACGTGCTCATATCGAAGCCTTACAAGCTACTGGATTAGACATTCAACACATAACCAGAACAGACAGAACAGGTTTTAAAGCAGGCGCACTTAAAGAAGGTTTAAAAATAGCAAAAGGCGAATTCATTGCTATTTTCGATTCCGATTTCCTTCCAGAAGAAGATTGGTTAAAACGCACCGTACCGTATTTTAAAAATCCGAAAATTGGCGTGGTTCAAACCCGTTGGGGACACATAAACCGAAACTACTCCATACTAACAAAAATACAAGCCTTTGCCTTAGACGCCCATTTTACATTAGAGCAAGTAGGACGAAACAGTAAAGGACATTTTATAAATTTTAACGGTACAGCAGGTGTTTGGAGAAAAACCTGCATTTTAGATGCTGGAAATTGGGAAGGCGACACCCTTACCGAAGATCTAGATTTAAGTTACCGCGCCCAATTAAAAAACTGGGAATTTAAATATTTAGAAGATGTAGAAACACCTGCCGAACTTCCTATTGTTATAAGTGCTGCACGCTCTCAACAATTTAGATGGAACAAAGGAGGTGCCGAAAACTTCAAGAAAATGATGTGGCGCGTTCTAAAAAACCAAAACATATCTACAAAAACAAAAGTACACGGACTTTTGCATTTACTTAATAGCACCATGTTTTTAAACATTTTAATCGTGGCGGTTTTAAGTATTCCTATGTTGTATATAAAAAACGAATACGCCCATTTAAAATCGTATTTTATAGTTATGAGTTTCTTTGTACTAAGTACACTTATCTTTTTTATATGCTACTGGTTTATGTATAAAAACACCTATGGCGGTGGCTTTAAAAATTTCTTTAATTACATAGGTATGTTTTTCGTGTTTTTCTCAATAGCCATGGGCTTTTCATTACACAATACCATTGCCGTTTTAGAAGGCCATTTAGGTAAAAAATCAGAATTTGTACGCACACCAAAATTTAATATTGGTGCTCTAAAAGATAGTTGGAAAAAGAACAAATACATTAAAAAAACCGTATCTGTGCATGTTATTTTCGAAGGCATCCTCATGCTATATTTCGCATTTGGTATGTATAGCGCCTTTATTGTGGGCGACCAAGGTGGCGATTTCGGACTCTTCCCATTCCACCTTATGCTATTTTTAGGCTTTGGCTACGTGTTTATAAAATCGCTAACCTCTAAGGTTTAA
- a CDS encoding mobile mystery protein B, giving the protein MGLNLKYAEGQTPLSEEEKEGLKIKSITTQQELDEFEQLNIEKAVEWVIRTNLKADKIFTEKFIKDLHKKMYGDVWKWAGNFRKSDKNIGIKWAHIGIELKSLIDDTTYWLENKTYTPEEIAIRFKHRIVAIHCFPNGNGRHSRMMADLIMESVFGKEPFSWHQSNMVRANETRKNYISALRKADNGNIIPLIAFAKN; this is encoded by the coding sequence ATGGGATTAAACCTAAAATATGCCGAAGGACAAACGCCTTTAAGTGAAGAAGAAAAAGAAGGGCTAAAAATAAAATCCATAACGACGCAGCAAGAACTTGATGAGTTTGAACAATTAAATATTGAAAAGGCCGTTGAATGGGTTATTCGTACCAATTTAAAAGCAGATAAGATATTTACAGAAAAGTTTATAAAAGATTTACATAAGAAAATGTATGGCGATGTTTGGAAATGGGCAGGTAATTTTAGAAAATCTGACAAAAATATTGGCATAAAATGGGCTCATATAGGGATAGAATTAAAAAGCCTTATTGACGATACAACCTATTGGTTAGAAAACAAAACCTATACCCCAGAAGAAATTGCTATTAGATTTAAACATCGCATAGTAGCCATTCACTGCTTTCCAAACGGAAATGGAAGGCATTCAAGAATGATGGCAGATTTAATAATGGAATCTGTTTTTGGAAAAGAACCTTTTAGTTGGCATCAATCTAACATGGTAAGAGCCAATGAAACAAGAAAAAATTACATTAGCGCTTTAAGAAAAGCCGACAATGGCAATATAATACCTCTCATAGCATTTGCTAAAAACTAA
- a CDS encoding mobile mystery protein A, with translation MRNKKQLLIEQLDQKLKPFQKTEIVLVPDKGWIHTIRTTLNMTMAQLGDKLGITKQGVKKIEESEAKGSISINSLKEVGNVLELKLVYGFVPKEGTIDNLISLKAEKLARKIVLRTNQNMKLEDQGISDEKIKASIIDLANDIKREMRKSLWD, from the coding sequence ATGAGAAATAAGAAACAACTTTTGATTGAACAATTGGATCAGAAATTAAAGCCTTTTCAAAAAACAGAAATTGTCTTGGTTCCAGATAAAGGATGGATACATACTATTAGAACGACGCTTAACATGACAATGGCACAACTTGGGGATAAATTAGGTATAACTAAACAAGGTGTTAAAAAAATTGAAGAAAGTGAAGCAAAAGGTTCTATATCAATAAACTCCTTGAAAGAAGTTGGTAATGTTTTAGAATTAAAACTGGTATACGGTTTTGTTCCAAAAGAAGGAACTATTGATAATTTAATTAGTTTGAAAGCTGAAAAATTGGCTCGTAAAATTGTATTACGAACCAATCAAAATATGAAGTTAGAAGACCAAGGTATTAGCGATGAAAAAATTAAAGCATCTATAATTGATTTAGCCAATGATATAAAAAGGGAAATGAGAAAATCGTTATGGGATTAA
- the meaB gene encoding methylmalonyl Co-A mutase-associated GTPase MeaB, with translation MKDYKPKSRLTAQAYIDGVLSGSRVILSRAITIIESNLESDKLLAKDIIQHILPASGNSIRIGITGVPGVGKSTFIEAFGKHLINQGHKVAILSIDPSSQRSRGSILGDKTRMEELSNLENAYIRPSASGETLGGVANKTAESMLLCEAAGYDVILIETVGVGQSETAVHGMTDFFLLLMLAGAGDELQGIKKGIMEMADMVVINKADGDNIQKSEMARLQYQNALHIFPQSDSGWSPVVTKASSTKNIGIDTVWDEIIKYKQLVTDNGYFYENRNQQKIRWMYDNINDELKQLFYGSKDIASKLDVLKKDIISSKISPVKAAQKIIEEFKESF, from the coding sequence ATGAAAGACTACAAACCAAAAAGCAGACTCACCGCACAGGCCTATATTGATGGTGTTTTAAGTGGCAGCAGGGTTATTTTATCGAGAGCCATAACCATTATAGAAAGCAATTTAGAAAGTGATAAACTTCTTGCTAAAGATATCATTCAACATATTTTACCAGCATCTGGTAATTCTATACGCATTGGTATTACGGGCGTTCCTGGTGTTGGTAAAAGCACGTTTATTGAAGCGTTTGGCAAACACCTTATTAATCAAGGTCATAAAGTTGCTATTCTATCTATAGACCCTAGTAGTCAACGTTCCAGAGGTAGTATTTTGGGCGATAAAACCCGTATGGAAGAATTAAGTAATTTAGAGAATGCTTATATACGCCCGTCGGCTTCTGGCGAAACGCTTGGTGGTGTTGCCAATAAAACCGCCGAAAGCATGCTACTTTGTGAAGCAGCTGGTTACGATGTTATTTTAATTGAAACCGTTGGTGTGGGGCAATCGGAAACAGCTGTACATGGCATGACCGATTTTTTCCTACTACTCATGCTTGCTGGTGCTGGAGACGAACTTCAAGGTATCAAGAAAGGCATTATGGAAATGGCAGATATGGTGGTAATCAACAAAGCCGATGGTGATAATATTCAAAAAAGTGAAATGGCGCGTTTACAATATCAAAATGCGTTGCATATTTTTCCGCAGTCTGATTCTGGTTGGTCGCCAGTAGTCACAAAAGCATCATCTACAAAAAACATAGGTATTGATACCGTTTGGGATGAAATTATAAAATACAAACAATTGGTTACCGATAATGGCTATTTTTATGAAAATAGAAATCAGCAAAAAATACGCTGGATGTATGATAATATTAATGATGAATTAAAACAGTTGTTTTATGGCTCGAAAGATATTGCGAGTAAACTTGATGTTTTAAAAAAGGATATTATTTCTTCTAAAATATCGCCTGTAAAAGCAGCTCAAAAAATAATTGAGGAGTTTAAGGAGTCGTTTTGA